Proteins encoded in a region of the Scyliorhinus canicula unplaced genomic scaffold, sScyCan1.1, whole genome shotgun sequence genome:
- the LOC119961346 gene encoding glycine-rich cell wall structural protein 1.0-like, which produces MTEEAKLFVSGLNFDTDEQALEDVFSKSGLIAEVRVIKDKDTLAPRGFGFITFEDTNDTMEAMNGKSLDGRQIRVEHAEKRSDGGYRPGRGGSGYGGSRGSGYRPGRGGGGYGGSRGSGYRRGRGGSGYGGSRGSGYRPGRGGSGYGGSRAGGYRPGRGGGGYGGSRGSGYRPGRGGGGYGGSRGGGYRPGRGGSGYGGSRGSGYRPGRGGSGYGGRRGGCYRCGRGGSGYGGSRGSGYRPGRGGSGYGGSRGSGYRPGRGGSSYGGSRGSGYRPGRGGGGYGGSRGSGYRPGRGGGGYGGSRGSGYRPGRGGSGYGGSRGSGYRPGRGGSGYGGSRGGGYRQGRGGSGYGGRRGSGYRRG; this is translated from the coding sequence ATGACTGAAGAAGCAAAGTTGTTCGTCAGCGGCCTCAACTTCGACACAGACGAGCAGGCCCTGGAAGATGTCTTCTCCAAGTCCGGGCTGATCGCTGAGGTGAGAGTAATTAAAGACAAAGACACCTTGGCGCCCCGCGGTTTCGGCTTCATCACTTTCGAGGACACCAATGACACGATGGAGGCGATGAACGGGAAATCCCTGGACGGGCGGCAGATCCGGGTGGAGCACGCCGAGAAAAGGTCGGACGGTGGCTACAGACCCGGACGAGGAGGCAGCGGCTATGGAGGAAGCCGGGGCAGTGGCTACAGACCCGGACGAGGAGGCGGTGGCTATGGAGGAAGCCGGGGCAGTGGCTACAGACGCGGACGAGGAGGCAGCGGCTATGGAGGAAGCCGGGGCAGTGGCTACAGACCCGGACGAGGAGGCAGCGGCTATGGAGGAAGCAGGGCCGGTGGCTACAGACCCGGACGAGGAGGCGGTGGCTATGGAGGAAGCCGGGGCAGTGGCTACAGACCCGGACGAGGAGGCGGTGGCTATGGAGGAAGCCGGGGCGGTGGCTACAGACCCGGACGAGGAGGCAGCGGCTACGGAGGAAGCCGGGGCAGTGGCTACAGACCCGGACGAGGAGGCAGCGGCTATGGAGGACGCAGGGGCGGGTGCTACAGATGCGGACGAGGAGGCAGCGGCTACGGAGGAAGCCGGGGCAGTGGCTACAGACCCGGACGAGGAGGCAGCGGCTACGGAGGAAGCAGGGGCAGTGGCTACAGACCCGGACGAGGAGGCAGCAGCTATGGAGGAAGCCGGGGCAGTGGCTACAGACCCGGACGAGGAGGCGGTGGCTACGGAGGAAGCCGGGGCAGTGGCTACAGACCCGGACGAGGAGGCGGTGGCTATGGAGGAAGCAGGGGCAGTGGCTACAGACCCGGACGAGGAGGCAGCGGCTATGGAGGAAGCAGGGGCAGTGGCTACAGACCCGGACGAGGAGGCAGCGGCTATGGAGGAAGCCGGGGCGGTGGCTACAGACAAGGACGAGGAGGCAGCGGCTATGGAGGACGCAGGGGCAGTGGGTACAGACGCGGATGA